The following is a genomic window from Miltoncostaea oceani.
GAGGCCGCCGGGGAGCTCGTCGGCGGCGGCTCCACCGTGTCCTACGACGGGCGCTTCGGCTTCATGGGCTTCTTCATCGTGGCCCCCCACGCCCGGGGGCGGGGTCTCGGCGGGCGCCTCTGGCGGCACCGCCGCGACGCGCTGCGCGCCCGCCTCGCGCCGGGCGCGCCGATCGGCATGGACGGCGTGGTCCCGATGCAGGCCTTCTACGCGCGCGGCGGCTTCGCGTCGGCCGGGCGCGACCTGCGCTTCGCCGGGACGGGGGCGCCGGGTCCCACGCCGCCGGGCCTGGTCGACGCGCGCGAGGTCCCGTTCGACGTGCTCGCGGCATACGACGCCGTCCGCTTCCCGGCGCCGCGCGCCGCGTTCCTGGAGCGGTGGATCCACCAACCCGGCGCCCGCGCGCTCGCCGCGCCCGGACGCGCCGGGCTGCGGGGCTACGGCGTCGCGCGCCCCTGCCGCACCGGCGTCAAGATCGGTCCGCTGTTCGCCGGCCACGTCGACGTCGCCGACGCCCTCCTGCGCGGCCTCGCGGCACACGCCCCGGGGGAACCGGTGTTCCTCGACGTCCCGGAGGCGAACCCGGTGGCCGTCGACCTCGCCCGCCGGCACGGGATGCGCGAGGTCTTCGAGTGCGCGCGGATGTACCTCGGCCCGCCACCACCGCTCCCCGTCACCGAGATCTACGGCGTGACGACCCTCGAGCTCGGCTGAACCGGGCTCACCCCCGCGGCGCGGCGACCTCGCCGGGGGGGATCCACCGCAGGCGGTCGACCGCCAGCTCGGGCACGAGGTGGTCGTCGTCCCCGGTGGAGCGCCCGGGGAAGTCGAACACGGCGACCATCATCTGCATCGGGTAGTCCGGGGGGCGCGGGCAGCGCCGCACCTCCGCGCCGTCGACGGAGAACACGGCCTCCTCCGCCGTCCACCGGACGGCGTAGTCGTGCGGCGCGGCGACGTCGATCGGCAGGGGGACGGCGGCGAAGTCGTCGGTGACGCGGGGGTCGCGGAACGGGTGCAGGCCCATCCCCACCGCCGCGGAGCGGCCCGCCTCGACGGCGTCGCCGAACACCTCGAACACGCAGATCTCGGCGCTGCGCTCCGGGCGGTCCTCGAACCCCACCATCCACCAGGCGGCCATCGACCGGGGGGAGACCGTCATGCGCGCCCGCATCGACAGCTCGCCGAAGCGGGGGAGGAACCCCTCGAAGCGGGGCTGCTCCTCGCGCACCACCGACCCCCCGGGCAGCGGCTGCTGGCCGACGCCGCCGCCGACCGGTCCGGAGTGGTTGCCGGACTGGACACCCGAGACGCGCAGCGGCGGGTCCTGCTCACCCGGCATCCAGAGCCCCTGGCCGGGCGGGATCCACAGCCGCAGGCACGAGTCGGCGACCGCGTACGTCGCGGCGGTCGCGGCGCGGGAGCTCCACGCCGGGAGGTAGTGCGGCAGCCACACCGACGTGTCGAGCCCGGGCCCGTCGAACTCCTCGAGGAACACGCCGCGATCCTGCCGGACCGTGCCGTCGCCCGCCCCGCGGTGGCTCGGATGGCGCCCGAGGGGGGATCCTTCGTCCGGGGAGGGCGGGACCGCCCTCCGGACGACGAGGGGACGACCATGGGCGGCACACCGTTGAGGACCACCGCGCTCGGCGGCACCGGGATGGAGATCACGCGCGTCGGCGTCGGGGCGTGGGCGATCGGCGGCGGCGGCTGGGACTGGGGGTGGGGCGGCCAGGACGACGACGACTCGATCGCCGCGATCCACCGCGCCCTCGACCTCGGCGTCAACTGGATCGACACCGCCGCCCAGTACGGGTTCGGCCACTCCGAGGAGGTCGTCGGCCGGGCCATCGCCGGCCGCCCCGACCGCCCGTGGGTGTTCACCAAGTGCGGGCAGCCGGAGGGTCCGGGGCGCACCACCACGCACAGCCTTCGCCGCGACTCGATCCGCCGGGAGCTGGAGGGGAGCCTCACCCGCCTCGGGGTGGACGCGATCGACCTCTACCAGATCCACTTCCCCATCCCCGACGAGGACCTCGAGGAGGGCTGGGCGACGCTCGCCGAGGTCCGCGACGAGGGCCTCGTGCGGCACATCGGCCTCTCGAACGTCGACGTCTCCCAGATCCGCCGGGCCCAGGGGATCGCGCCCGTCGAGACGCTGCAGCCGCAGTACTCGCTGATCGCCCGCGACGTGGAGGACGGGGTCCTCCCCGCCGCGGCGGCCGACGGCATCGGCGTGATCGTCTACTCGCCGATGGGGTCCGGGATGCTCAGCGGCGGCATGACGCGCGAGCGGATCGCGGGCCTGCCGGACGACGACTGGCGACGCGGCGACGCCCGCTTCCGCGAGCCCCGGCTGTCGGAGCACCTCGCGCTGGTGGACCGCCTCGCGACGGTGGCCGCCCGCCACGACGTGACGCCGGGGGCGGTCGCCGTCGCCTGGACCCTCCGCAACCCCGCGGTCGACGGCGCGATCACCGGCTTCCGGCGCCCCGCGCAGGTCGACCCGATCGTCGCCGCGGCGGGCCTCGACCTGACCGACGAGGACCTCGCGACGATCGCGGGCACGCGCTGACGCGCCGGCGGGCGGCCCCCACCGACCGCTTCGACGGCTGGATCGCCGGCGTCGGCGCGGAGTCCGGCCTCCGCGTCGTCGTCGGCCACTGGCGCCGGTCGCCGCTCGGGGCGTTCACCGACGTGATGGTCGAGCGGCCCGACGGCCACCGCGTCCTCCTGGCCCCGACGCCCGCCGTCGCCGACTACGTCGCCGCGACGTACCGCTTCGACGAGGTGCGCGTCACCCCGGTCGAGGTCACCGTCGACGGCGTCCGGTGGCGGGTCGACGCCGGGCCGCTCGCCCTGCGGTTCGGGGTGGGGCGCCGGCCGGTGCTCGGCGTCGCGCTGCGGGCCGTCCCCCGCGCGCTCGCGACCCGCGTCGGGTGGATCCGCGCCGCCGACGTCGTCGCCCGCCGCGTCCTGCCCGGGGTGCGCACCCACGGGTCCGCCCACGGCGGCCGCCGCGAGTACTACGCCGCGCTCGACCTGCACCGCATCGTCGCGGCGGTCGTGACGTGGGATGGCGCCGACCAGGGCGCCCTCGCCCGGCTCGACCCGCCGGTGCGGTTCGGGTTCGGCTCCGCCCCGCCCGACCCCGCGCTCGTCCGGATGGTCACCCTCGTGCGGCACCCCGACGCGACCTCGGTCACGCCATCCGCCGCGACGGGCTGATCCGGCGGCCGCCGACCCGCACCGGGTTGCCGATGGCGCGCACCGGGAAGCGTTGGCGCTCCACCCTCGACGGGAGAGCACATGTCCGAGAAGAACACGGTCGTCCGCGCACTGCACGACATCGGCCTCGCCGCCTGGTTCGGCGGTTCCCTGATGGGGGCCGTGGGCCTGAACGGCGCCGCCGGTGACGTGTCCGACCCGACCGAGCGGGCGCGCATCGCGAGCAGCGGGTGGGCACGGTGGACCCCGGTCAACGCCGGCGCGATCGGCCTGCACCTCGCGGGCGGGCTGGCCCTGCTCGCCGTCAACCGCGACCGCGTGCGCCACCAGCCGGGCGTGGCGGCGTCGTCGGCCGCGAAGACCGCGCTGACGCTCGCGGCCCTCGCGAGCACCGCCTACAGCGGACGGCTCGGCGCCGAGATCGCGGCCGCGGGTCGCGTGCCCACCGCGAGCGGCACCGTTCCCGGCGCCGCCACGCCCGAGGACACCCGCCGTGCCATGGACCGCCAGCGGGTGCTCCAGTGGGTCACGCCCGCCCTCACCGGCGCCCTCGTCGTGGTCGCCGCCCTCCAGGGTGAGCAGCAGCGGCCCGTCGCCACCGTCCGCGGCTGGGGACGCGCGGCCCGCGGGACGCTCCCCTTCTAGGGGCCGCCCTCCGCGGGGGCGGTCGTCGCCGGGAGCCCCTCGGCGACGATCGCCTGCACCACCATCGCCGCCGCCAGTGACCCCGCGGCGACGGCGCTCGCGACCGACGGCATCTGGGTGGTGAGGTCGCCGGCGGCGAAGACGCCGGGTGCGGTCGTCCGCGCCATCGCGTCGACCGCCACGGCGTCCGTCGCGACGAACCCCGGCGCGGCGGCGACCGCGCCCAGCTGGGCCGCCAGCGGCGAGCGCTGCCGCAGCGTCACGGGCACGAGCAGGCCCCCGCACGGGCGTGCGGTACCGTCGGCCATCCGCACCGACGTCAGGGTCGCGCCGGGGCCCTCGAGCCCCGCCACCGGGCGCTCGTCCACGGGGACCCCCGCCGCGCGCAGGCTCGCGGCCTCGCCGTCGTCGAGTCCCGCGGGGCCGTCGGCCAGGAGCGTGACGTCGTCGCTCCACATCCGCAGCAGCAGCGCCCGGTGCACCCCCGAGGCGCCGCGGTCGAGCACCGCGAGGGGCCGGTCGCGCACCTCCCACCCGTGGCAGAACGGGCAGTGGAACACCGTGCGCCCCCAGCGCTCGGCGACGCCGGGCAGGGTGGGGGGCACGTAGTCCATCCCGGTCGCGAGCACCACCCGCCGGGCGGTCACCCGGTCGCCGTCGGACAGCGTCAGGGTGATCCGGTCGCCGGCGCGGGCCCCCGCGACGACCTCGCCGGCCCGGAGGGCGACCGAGGGGTAGGCCGCGAGCTCGCGGCGGCCGGCGGCGTAGAAGTCGGCGGGGGGCCGCCCGTCGTTGCCGAGCAGCCCCCCGATGCCGTGCGCGGGCGCGTTGCTCGGCGCCCCCGCGTCGATCACGAGCGTCGAACGGCGGGCCCGGCCGAGCACGAGCGCCGCGCTCAGGCCCGCCGCCCCACCGCCCACCACGATGCAGTCACGGATGTCGTCCATGGGGCCATGGTGGCGCGACCCGCCCCGTTCTGGCAAGCTCACATGCCATGACGGCAAAGACCCCCGAGGAGCCGCTCGACCTCCGGGTGCGCCGCCGGCTGCGCGAGCTGCGCACCGCGCGGGGGCTGACCCTGCAGCAGGTCGCGGAGCGCGCGCGCATCGACGTCTCCACGCTCAGCCGCCTCGAGGCGGGCAAGCGGCGCCTCGCGCTCGACCACATCCCCGCGCTCGCCGGCGCCCTCGGCGTCAGCGCCGACGAGCTCCTGCGCGCCACGCCGCCCCAGGACCCGCGGGTCCGGACCCGGCCGCGGACGGTCGACGGGCTCACCATGTGGCCGCTCACCCACCGAGGGCCGGCAGGGGGCCTGCACGCCTTCAAGATCCGCATCGCCCCGGAGCGGGACACGCCGCCCGAGACCCTCGGCGTGCACGAGGGGCACGACTGGATGTACGTCCTCGACGGCCGGATGCGGCTGCTGCTGGGCGACGAGGACCTCGTCATCGCCCCCGGCGAGGCCGTCGAGTTCAGCACCTGGACACCCCACTGGTTCGGGACGGTCGAGGGTCCCGTGGAGCTGATCGCGATCCTCGGCCCCCAGGGCGAGCGCCTGCACCTTCACACCTGACGGGCCGCCGGGCGCGCGCGGCGTGGCGCGCGCCCCCGGCCCCGTGCGTCAGCCCTCGCCGCCCCAGCGGTGGGCGCCACCCCAGTCGATCGCGACGGCCGGCTCGTCGCCGACCACCCACGCGTCGTGTCCGGGTGGCAGCACCGAGACGTCGCCCGGGCCGATGTCGAACTCCTCGCCGTCGGCCATCACCACGTGGACGACACCCGACAGCACGTACTGGAAGTGGGGCGCCTCGCAGAGCTCGGTGCCCGCCACCTCCCTCATGTGCGTGGTCCACCGCCAGCCGGGCTCGACGGTGATCCTCCCGACCTGCCCCCCGCCGATCTCGACGAGCTCGAGGCGGGCCTTCTCGAACGTCCGGACCTCGTCCGGCGCGTCGAACCCCTTGTGCTCCGCAGACGCCATGGCTCCTCCGATGCGCGCGGGTCGTGGGAGCGCCATCATCCGCCCGCCCGCGCGGGGCGGTCAACCGGCCGGCGGTCCCGCCCCGCGCTCAGTCGCCGCCCGCGATCGCGTCCTCGAGGCGGTCGAACGACACCTGCATCCCGTGCTCCATCCCCGAGGCGATGTGGCCGTCGCGGTGCTCGGGGAGCTGGTGGAGCACCGTGATCGTGAGCGTGGTGACGCCGTCCCGCTCCTCGAGCACCAGGGTGTCGAGGGCCTCCGCGTCGGGGAAGCCCTCGAAGACCTCGGTCGAGACGAGGCGGACGGGCGCGTCGATCTCGCGGTACTCGCCGTGGAAGCCGACCTCGACGCCGTCCTCGCGGGTCACGTACCGCCACGTGCCGCCGACGCGCAGGTCGATGTCGCACACCACCCACTCGGAGGTCGGGAAGCCCCACCAGCGGCGGACGAGGTCGGGCGTCGTCCACGCGCGGAAGACCGCGGCGGCGGGGGCGTCGAAGGACCGCGTGATCACGATCTCGCGGTCGCCGGAGAGGGTCACCACGGCGGATCCGTGGCGGGTGGCGGGGGTCATGGTGTCTCCTCGGGGTCGTCGAGGCCGGCGAGCAGGTCGTCGAGCCGGTCGAGTCGGGCGTTCCACGTGCGCTCGAACGAGCGCACCCAGTCGTGGACCGGCTTGAGGGCGGTCCCGTTGACGCGGTAGAAGCGGCGGCGGCCGTCGGCACGGACGTGGACCAGGTCGACCGCGCGCAGCACGCCGAGGTGCCGGGACACCTGCGGCTGGGTCAGCCCCACCCGCTCGACCAGCTCGCCGACGGTCACCTCGCGGGCGCCGATGGCGGCGAGCAGGTCGCGCCGGCCGCCCTCGGCGAGGGCGGCGAACGCGTCGGTCGTGGCGGGGGTGGGGGGCACGGCGACAATCATATGACGATTACGACATATGTCAACGGTGCG
Proteins encoded in this region:
- a CDS encoding GNAT family N-acetyltransferase — protein: MPDDLVVRPMRRDELDVLVDWAAAEGWNPGLNDAGVFWATDPDGFIAAEAAGELVGGGSTVSYDGRFGFMGFFIVAPHARGRGLGGRLWRHRRDALRARLAPGAPIGMDGVVPMQAFYARGGFASAGRDLRFAGTGAPGPTPPGLVDAREVPFDVLAAYDAVRFPAPRAAFLERWIHQPGARALAAPGRAGLRGYGVARPCRTGVKIGPLFAGHVDVADALLRGLAAHAPGEPVFLDVPEANPVAVDLARRHGMREVFECARMYLGPPPPLPVTEIYGVTTLELG
- a CDS encoding NAD(P)/FAD-dependent oxidoreductase gives rise to the protein MDDIRDCIVVGGGAAGLSAALVLGRARRSTLVIDAGAPSNAPAHGIGGLLGNDGRPPADFYAAGRRELAAYPSVALRAGEVVAGARAGDRITLTLSDGDRVTARRVVLATGMDYVPPTLPGVAERWGRTVFHCPFCHGWEVRDRPLAVLDRGASGVHRALLLRMWSDDVTLLADGPAGLDDGEAASLRAAGVPVDERPVAGLEGPGATLTSVRMADGTARPCGGLLVPVTLRQRSPLAAQLGAVAAAPGFVATDAVAVDAMARTTAPGVFAAGDLTTQMPSVASAVAAGSLAAAMVVQAIVAEGLPATTAPAEGGP
- a CDS encoding glycoside hydrolase family 16 protein; the protein is MFLEEFDGPGLDTSVWLPHYLPAWSSRAATAATYAVADSCLRLWIPPGQGLWMPGEQDPPLRVSGVQSGNHSGPVGGGVGQQPLPGGSVVREEQPRFEGFLPRFGELSMRARMTVSPRSMAAWWMVGFEDRPERSAEICVFEVFGDAVEAGRSAAVGMGLHPFRDPRVTDDFAAVPLPIDVAAPHDYAVRWTAEEAVFSVDGAEVRRCPRPPDYPMQMMVAVFDFPGRSTGDDDHLVPELAVDRLRWIPPGEVAAPRG
- a CDS encoding ArsR/SmtB family transcription factor, translated to MPPTPATTDAFAALAEGGRRDLLAAIGAREVTVGELVERVGLTQPQVSRHLGVLRAVDLVHVRADGRRRFYRVNGTALKPVHDWVRSFERTWNARLDRLDDLLAGLDDPEETP
- a CDS encoding aldo/keto reductase, encoding MGGTPLRTTALGGTGMEITRVGVGAWAIGGGGWDWGWGGQDDDDSIAAIHRALDLGVNWIDTAAQYGFGHSEEVVGRAIAGRPDRPWVFTKCGQPEGPGRTTTHSLRRDSIRRELEGSLTRLGVDAIDLYQIHFPIPDEDLEEGWATLAEVRDEGLVRHIGLSNVDVSQIRRAQGIAPVETLQPQYSLIARDVEDGVLPAAAADGIGVIVYSPMGSGMLSGGMTRERIAGLPDDDWRRGDARFREPRLSEHLALVDRLATVAARHDVTPGAVAVAWTLRNPAVDGAITGFRRPAQVDPIVAAAGLDLTDEDLATIAGTR
- a CDS encoding SRPBCC family protein, yielding MTPATRHGSAVVTLSGDREIVITRSFDAPAAAVFRAWTTPDLVRRWWGFPTSEWVVCDIDLRVGGTWRYVTREDGVEVGFHGEYREIDAPVRLVSTEVFEGFPDAEALDTLVLEERDGVTTLTITVLHQLPEHRDGHIASGMEHGMQVSFDRLEDAIAGGD
- a CDS encoding helix-turn-helix domain-containing protein; this encodes MTAKTPEEPLDLRVRRRLRELRTARGLTLQQVAERARIDVSTLSRLEAGKRRLALDHIPALAGALGVSADELLRATPPQDPRVRTRPRTVDGLTMWPLTHRGPAGGLHAFKIRIAPERDTPPETLGVHEGHDWMYVLDGRMRLLLGDEDLVIAPGEAVEFSTWTPHWFGTVEGPVELIAILGPQGERLHLHT
- a CDS encoding cupin domain-containing protein, whose translation is MASAEHKGFDAPDEVRTFEKARLELVEIGGGQVGRITVEPGWRWTTHMREVAGTELCEAPHFQYVLSGVVHVVMADGEEFDIGPGDVSVLPPGHDAWVVGDEPAVAIDWGGAHRWGGEG